A genomic segment from Nonomuraea helvata encodes:
- a CDS encoding DsbA family protein, with protein MMKRLLAVALACVALAVLGALAFSEPGESSEGVRLARQVDGSMVLADRSGTAPVLDLYEDFDCPICKELHTRVDTTLRKLAMEGKVKVVFHPVTIFRDEPMRSNSIRAAAAARCVPEESWLAFRDELYAMQPAPHGEASGFAVEDLVKAARQAGASVDECVRAQSYAKAHLEETAKVRLEGTPTVLLNGQALGNEAFDAATLERVITGGSGVTV; from the coding sequence ATGATGAAGCGGTTGCTGGCGGTGGCGCTCGCGTGCGTGGCCCTCGCCGTACTCGGGGCGCTGGCGTTCTCTGAGCCGGGCGAGTCGTCCGAAGGGGTGCGGCTGGCCCGGCAGGTGGACGGCTCGATGGTCCTGGCCGACCGGTCGGGCACCGCTCCCGTGCTCGACCTGTACGAGGACTTCGACTGTCCCATCTGCAAGGAACTTCACACCAGAGTAGACACGACCCTCAGGAAGCTCGCGATGGAGGGCAAGGTCAAGGTCGTCTTCCACCCCGTGACGATCTTCAGGGACGAGCCCATGCGCTCGAACTCCATCCGCGCCGCCGCTGCCGCCCGCTGTGTCCCCGAGGAGAGCTGGCTCGCCTTCAGGGACGAGCTGTACGCCATGCAGCCGGCGCCGCACGGCGAGGCGTCCGGGTTCGCCGTCGAGGACCTGGTCAAGGCGGCCAGGCAGGCGGGGGCCTCGGTGGACGAATGCGTCAGGGCGCAGTCGTACGCGAAGGCCCATCTGGAGGAGACCGCGAAGGTACGGCTGGAGGGCACGCCGACGGTGCTGCTCAACGGGCAGGCGCTGGGCAACGAGGCATTCGACGCGGCGACTCTGGAGCGCGTCATCACCGGTGGCAGCGGCGTCACCGTGTAG
- a CDS encoding helix-turn-helix transcriptional regulator, producing MHRDRTVGELLREWRHRRRLSQLDLAIQADVSSRHISFVETGRTMPSRAMLLHLAQHLDVPLRERNRLLVAAGYAPAYERRPLEDPDLAKAYEAVQGVLRGHEPFPAVAVDRHWNVLLANSAMTIFLDGVDPALLEPPVNMMRLGLDPRGFAPRLRNLGQVRAYLLPRLARQAARTGDPELSELYEELRSYGTEDDPPTAGPTDIAMPIRLRHDGVELCFFSTITTFGAAFDITLDEIAVEALFPADAETADYLRRSAAGHWLPTGSALPRGL from the coding sequence ATGCATCGGGATCGCACGGTCGGCGAGCTGCTGCGGGAGTGGCGGCATCGTCGCCGCCTGAGCCAGCTCGACCTGGCCATACAGGCGGACGTCTCCAGCCGGCACATCAGCTTCGTGGAGACGGGGCGTACGATGCCCAGCCGCGCCATGCTCCTGCACCTGGCCCAGCACCTGGACGTCCCGCTGCGGGAGCGCAACCGGCTTCTCGTCGCGGCCGGGTACGCCCCGGCCTATGAGCGTCGTCCGCTGGAGGATCCAGACCTGGCCAAGGCGTACGAGGCCGTGCAAGGAGTGCTCCGCGGGCACGAGCCGTTCCCCGCGGTCGCCGTGGACCGCCACTGGAACGTGCTGCTCGCCAACTCGGCCATGACGATCTTCCTGGACGGTGTCGATCCGGCCTTGCTGGAGCCGCCGGTCAACATGATGCGGTTGGGCCTGGACCCGCGCGGCTTCGCGCCCCGGTTGCGGAATCTGGGGCAGGTGCGGGCGTACCTGCTGCCTCGCCTCGCCCGCCAGGCGGCCCGCACGGGGGACCCCGAACTGAGCGAGTTGTACGAGGAGCTGCGGTCGTACGGCACCGAGGATGACCCGCCCACCGCGGGGCCCACTGACATCGCCATGCCCATCCGGCTCCGGCACGACGGGGTCGAACTCTGCTTCTTCAGCACGATCACGACGTTCGGCGCGGCTTTCGACATCACGCTCGATGAGATCGCCGTCGAGGCCCTCTTTCCCGCTGACGCCGAGACCGCCGATTACCTGCGGCGGTCGGCGGCAGGGCACTGGCTGCCGACGGGTTCAGCTCTTCCGCGAGGGTTGTGA
- a CDS encoding branched-chain amino acid aminotransferase: protein MTIAQKLSFDVQLSDHARTAAEREQVLANPGFGQIFTDHMISIDYTEGQGWHDARLMPYGPLSLDPATSVFHYAQELFEGLKAYRQTNGSIVTFRPYANAARFNQSALRMAMPELPEETFVESLELLVETDKEWVPTTEGHSLYLRPFMIATQAGLGVNYPSKMYKYMVIASPAASYFAGGIKPVSVWLSTEYTRAAPGGTGFAKCGGNYAAAFVAQRQAVENGCDQVVWLDAHEHKYAEEMGGMNLFFVFGDKLVTPALTGTLLPGITRDSILELAGDLGLETEERLISVDEWQEGCASGELTEVFACGTAAVVTPVGSVRGADRSWTIGDGTPGPVTMRVREDLVGIQYGARPDTHNWIHKVA, encoded by the coding sequence ATGACCATCGCTCAGAAGCTCAGCTTCGACGTGCAGCTATCCGACCACGCTCGCACCGCGGCCGAGCGAGAGCAGGTACTGGCGAACCCCGGTTTCGGGCAGATCTTCACCGATCACATGATCTCGATCGACTACACCGAGGGGCAGGGCTGGCACGACGCCAGGCTCATGCCGTACGGCCCGCTCTCGCTCGACCCGGCCACCTCGGTCTTCCACTACGCGCAGGAGCTGTTCGAGGGGCTCAAGGCGTACCGCCAGACCAACGGCTCGATCGTGACGTTCCGCCCGTACGCCAACGCCGCCCGCTTCAACCAGTCGGCCCTCCGGATGGCCATGCCGGAGCTGCCCGAGGAGACGTTCGTCGAGTCGCTCGAGCTCCTCGTCGAGACCGACAAGGAGTGGGTGCCCACGACCGAGGGCCACAGCCTCTACCTGCGCCCCTTCATGATCGCCACCCAGGCGGGGCTGGGCGTCAACTACCCGTCGAAGATGTACAAGTACATGGTGATCGCCTCCCCGGCGGCCTCGTACTTCGCGGGTGGCATCAAGCCCGTCTCGGTGTGGCTGTCCACCGAGTACACGCGCGCCGCCCCCGGCGGCACGGGCTTCGCCAAGTGCGGCGGGAACTACGCGGCGGCCTTCGTGGCGCAGCGTCAGGCGGTGGAGAACGGCTGCGACCAGGTGGTGTGGCTGGACGCCCACGAGCACAAGTACGCCGAGGAGATGGGCGGGATGAACCTGTTCTTCGTCTTCGGCGACAAGCTCGTCACCCCCGCGCTGACCGGCACCCTGCTGCCCGGCATCACCAGGGACTCGATCCTGGAGCTCGCCGGCGACCTGGGCCTGGAGACCGAGGAGCGCCTCATCTCGGTCGACGAGTGGCAGGAGGGGTGCGCGTCCGGGGAGCTCACCGAGGTGTTCGCGTGCGGGACGGCGGCCGTCGTGACGCCGGTGGGCTCGGTGAGGGGCGCGGACCGCTCCTGGACGATCGGGGACGGCACGCCCGGTCCCGTGACGATGCGGGTGCGTGAGGACCTCGTGGGCATCCAGTACGGCGCCCGCCCCGACACCCACAACTGGATCCACAAGGTCGCCTAG
- a CDS encoding helix-turn-helix transcriptional regulator, with protein sequence MAATSARTLKLLSIFGIGATLTAEELATRLGASVRTVRRDIDTLRELGYEVEAVRGAGGGYRLGRASRLPPVVFDEDQAVATAVALQTVPTVLSGIRENAARALATLHQAMPARSRLHAEAFTVSSARNYWEFPAPPIDAEIVRAVGSAINRQHLVRVDYTGDGEPVTLTLEPHDLVVWAARWYLVAFDLDADRWRAMRVDRVKPRLPTHTPFDRRDIPHGDPVAFVMTAHDRGDAAAEWPCRGSAIIALPASTVARFAPGGSTVGYDTETTCRLTLGAWSWPGLAGLLLTFDADITDIEPAELRQALHSLRTRISKGLGPERPHR encoded by the coding sequence ATGGCTGCTACCTCCGCGCGGACGCTCAAGCTGCTGTCGATCTTCGGGATCGGTGCGACCTTGACCGCCGAGGAACTCGCCACCCGGCTTGGAGCGTCGGTGAGAACCGTGCGTCGCGATATTGATACCCTCCGGGAGCTCGGGTACGAGGTCGAGGCCGTCCGCGGAGCAGGTGGGGGATATCGGCTCGGTCGCGCTTCCCGCTTGCCGCCGGTCGTATTCGATGAAGATCAGGCCGTCGCCACGGCCGTCGCGCTTCAGACCGTGCCGACTGTCCTCTCCGGCATCCGTGAGAACGCGGCCCGTGCTCTCGCCACGCTGCACCAGGCGATGCCCGCGCGCAGCCGCCTGCACGCGGAAGCGTTCACCGTCTCTTCGGCCCGCAACTACTGGGAGTTCCCCGCGCCACCGATCGATGCCGAGATCGTCCGCGCCGTTGGCAGCGCGATCAACCGGCAGCACCTCGTTCGCGTGGACTACACCGGTGACGGCGAACCCGTCACACTCACGCTGGAACCGCACGACCTCGTGGTTTGGGCCGCACGCTGGTACCTGGTCGCCTTCGACCTGGATGCGGACCGATGGCGCGCGATGCGCGTGGACCGCGTCAAACCACGCCTGCCCACGCACACCCCCTTCGACCGGCGCGACATCCCGCACGGCGATCCCGTCGCCTTCGTCATGACCGCACACGACCGCGGAGACGCCGCCGCCGAATGGCCATGCCGCGGCTCAGCCATCATCGCTCTGCCCGCCTCCACCGTCGCCCGGTTCGCCCCAGGCGGATCAACAGTCGGGTACGACACCGAAACCACATGCCGGCTCACACTCGGCGCATGGTCATGGCCAGGACTGGCAGGGCTGCTCCTCACCTTCGACGCCGACATCACAGACATCGAACCGGCCGAACTCAGGCAAGCCCTGCACTCCCTCCGCACCCGAATCAGCAAGGGACTCGGACCCGAACGACCTCACCGGTGA
- a CDS encoding O-methyltransferase, which translates to MKAYLLDPAVAQYVFAHSTPPDPLLEELAKETAESTGDAAGMQISPDQGTFLTMITQLVAPQVVVEVGTFTGYSSVCIARGLSGGHLHCFDVSEEWTSVARRYWERAGVADRVTLTLGPALETLTAFDQPIDLAFIDADKGNYPGYYELVMERLRPGGLILADNTLRRGHVADPAHDETTTVEIRQFNDLVIEDPRVTVLMLPVADGMTMIRKN; encoded by the coding sequence ATGAAGGCATATCTCCTTGACCCCGCCGTCGCCCAGTACGTCTTCGCCCACTCCACCCCGCCCGACCCCCTGCTGGAGGAACTCGCCAAGGAGACGGCCGAATCCACGGGGGACGCCGCCGGCATGCAGATCTCCCCCGATCAGGGCACCTTCCTCACCATGATTACCCAGCTCGTGGCGCCCCAGGTCGTCGTGGAGGTGGGTACGTTCACCGGTTATTCGTCCGTGTGCATCGCCAGAGGGCTGTCCGGTGGTCATCTGCACTGCTTCGACGTGAGCGAGGAGTGGACGTCCGTCGCCCGCCGCTACTGGGAGCGGGCGGGCGTGGCCGACCGGGTGACGCTCACGCTCGGGCCCGCGCTGGAGACGCTCACCGCCTTCGACCAGCCCATCGACCTGGCCTTCATCGACGCCGACAAGGGCAACTACCCCGGCTACTACGAGCTGGTCATGGAGCGCCTGCGGCCCGGCGGGCTGATCCTGGCGGACAACACGCTGCGCAGGGGGCACGTGGCGGACCCGGCGCACGACGAGACGACGACCGTGGAGATCAGGCAGTTCAACGACCTGGTGATCGAGGACCCGCGGGTGACCGTGCTCATGCTGCCCGTCGCGGACGGGATGACGATGATCAGGAAGAACTAG
- a CDS encoding 3-isopropylmalate dehydrogenase: protein MESRNIRLAVIPGDGIGTEVVAEGLKVLEAVGTKIEPTHYDLGAARYHRTGETLPDAVLEELRGYDAILLGAVGDPSVPPGILERDLLLKLRFEFDHYVNLRPVKLFPGVDTPLADTPAEDIDMIVVREGTEGLYAGTGGAMRRGTPYEIATQESLNTAYGVERVVRYAFEKARSRPRKKLTLVHKTNVLTYAGDLWQRTVNRVAEEFPEVTTDYCHIDAASMFFVSQPERFDVIVTDNLFGDIITDLGAAIAGGIGLAASGNINPERTAPSMFEPVHGSAPDIAGQGKADPTATILSVAMLLDHLGRHAEAAKVEQAVAEDIVERLAGWAGRTTHEIGDDITARVSG, encoded by the coding sequence ATGGAGTCGCGTAACATCCGTCTGGCAGTCATCCCCGGCGATGGCATCGGCACCGAGGTCGTAGCCGAGGGCCTCAAGGTCCTGGAGGCAGTGGGCACGAAGATCGAGCCCACTCACTACGACCTGGGAGCCGCACGCTACCACCGCACCGGCGAGACCCTGCCCGACGCGGTGCTGGAGGAGCTGCGCGGCTACGACGCGATCCTGCTCGGCGCCGTGGGCGACCCCAGCGTCCCGCCGGGCATCCTCGAGCGCGACCTGCTGCTCAAGCTGCGCTTCGAGTTCGACCACTACGTCAACCTGCGCCCGGTCAAGCTGTTCCCCGGCGTGGATACCCCGCTGGCCGACACGCCCGCCGAGGACATCGACATGATCGTCGTCCGCGAGGGCACCGAGGGCCTCTACGCGGGCACCGGCGGCGCCATGCGGCGCGGCACGCCGTACGAGATCGCCACGCAGGAGTCGCTCAACACCGCCTACGGCGTCGAGCGCGTCGTGCGGTACGCGTTCGAGAAGGCCAGGTCGCGCCCCCGCAAGAAGCTCACGCTCGTCCACAAGACCAACGTGCTCACCTACGCCGGCGATCTGTGGCAGCGCACGGTCAACCGCGTGGCGGAGGAGTTCCCCGAGGTCACGACCGACTACTGCCACATCGACGCGGCCTCGATGTTCTTCGTGAGCCAGCCCGAGCGGTTCGACGTGATCGTCACCGACAACCTGTTCGGTGACATCATCACCGACCTCGGCGCGGCCATCGCCGGCGGCATCGGCCTGGCCGCCAGCGGCAACATCAACCCCGAGCGGACCGCGCCCAGCATGTTCGAGCCGGTGCACGGCAGCGCGCCCGACATCGCCGGTCAAGGCAAGGCTGACCCGACCGCGACCATCCTGTCCGTCGCCATGCTCCTCGACCACCTCGGCCGGCACGCCGAGGCGGCCAAGGTCGAGCAGGCGGTGGCCGAGGACATCGTCGAGCGGCTGGCCGGCTGGGCCGGCCGGACCACGCACGAGATCGGTGACGACATCACCGCGCGAGTATCCGGCTAG
- a CDS encoding nuclear transport factor 2 family protein produces MTENSVTERNKELVLRGFTEFAAGNIEILRTLIREDFFEHSPGNPSGRDAFIEFIADSPVAESRLDLKRVIAEDDHVVLHYHMIPPGNERGLAVVDVWRLVDGQIVEHWDVVQPVPEPEEIPNGML; encoded by the coding sequence ATGACGGAGAACAGCGTTACCGAACGCAACAAGGAACTCGTCCTGCGCGGCTTCACGGAGTTCGCGGCAGGCAACATCGAGATACTGCGCACCTTGATCCGGGAGGACTTCTTCGAGCACAGCCCGGGAAATCCCTCAGGGCGGGACGCGTTCATCGAGTTCATCGCGGACTCCCCGGTCGCCGAGTCCCGCCTCGACCTCAAGCGAGTGATCGCCGAGGACGACCACGTGGTGCTGCACTATCACATGATCCCGCCGGGGAACGAGCGCGGACTCGCGGTCGTGGACGTGTGGCGGCTGGTGGACGGGCAGATCGTCGAGCACTGGGATGTGGTGCAGCCGGTGCCCGAGCCAGAGGAGATCCCGAACGGGATGCTCTGA
- the cimA gene encoding citramalate synthase, protein MADDRFHVYDTTLRDGAQQEGLSLTVADKLVVARQLDGLGVGFIEGGWPGANPKDTEFFRRAQTELDLKHAQLAAFGATRRAGVQAADDPLVAALRESGAPVVTLVAKSHDRHVELALRTTLQENLAMIRDTVSHLRAEGQRVFLDAEHFFDGYRSNPAYALEVIRTAAEAGADVIALCDTNGGMLPDELAEIVHEAVQTSARVGIHCHDDTGCAVANTLAAVKAGATHVQGCANGYGERSGNANLFTVVANLQLKRGFDLVPPAALADMTRVAHAITEVTNVTPNSHAPYVGTSAFAHKAGLHASAIKVDPNLYQHIDPAAVGNDMRMLVSDMAGRASVELKGRELGYELTPDNTKTLVARVKDLESRGFTFEAADASFELLLRDTVHGERRRHFEVESWRVIVERTKGGELVSEATVKLHAKGERIVATGEGNGPVNALDKAVRLALEKLYPELAKLELVDYKVRILEGTHGTGAITRVLITSSDDTAEWATVGVAENIIEASWQALEQAVTYGLLRAGHKPA, encoded by the coding sequence ATGGCCGACGACCGGTTCCACGTCTACGACACGACGCTGCGTGACGGCGCCCAGCAGGAGGGGCTCAGCCTCACCGTCGCCGACAAGCTTGTCGTCGCGCGCCAGCTGGACGGCCTGGGCGTCGGATTCATCGAAGGGGGCTGGCCGGGCGCCAACCCCAAGGACACAGAGTTCTTCAGGCGCGCTCAAACAGAGCTCGACCTGAAGCACGCGCAACTCGCCGCGTTCGGTGCGACCCGCCGGGCCGGTGTGCAGGCAGCCGACGACCCATTGGTGGCCGCGTTGCGCGAATCCGGCGCGCCGGTCGTGACCCTTGTCGCCAAGAGTCACGACCGGCACGTGGAGCTGGCCCTGCGCACGACTCTCCAGGAGAACCTCGCGATGATCCGCGACACGGTCTCCCACCTCCGCGCGGAGGGCCAGCGAGTCTTTCTCGACGCCGAGCACTTCTTCGACGGCTACAGGTCCAACCCGGCGTACGCGCTCGAGGTCATCAGGACCGCCGCCGAGGCCGGGGCCGACGTCATCGCCCTGTGCGACACGAACGGCGGCATGCTCCCCGACGAACTCGCCGAGATCGTCCACGAGGCCGTACAGACCAGCGCCAGGGTCGGCATCCACTGCCACGACGACACCGGCTGCGCGGTCGCCAACACCCTGGCCGCCGTCAAGGCGGGCGCGACGCACGTCCAGGGCTGCGCCAACGGCTACGGTGAGCGCTCCGGCAACGCCAACCTCTTCACGGTCGTGGCGAACCTCCAGCTCAAGCGCGGCTTCGACCTCGTACCCCCGGCCGCCCTGGCCGACATGACCCGCGTCGCCCACGCGATCACCGAGGTCACGAACGTCACGCCCAACTCCCACGCCCCGTACGTCGGCACGTCCGCCTTCGCCCACAAGGCCGGCCTGCACGCCAGCGCCATCAAGGTCGACCCCAACCTCTACCAGCACATCGACCCGGCCGCGGTCGGCAACGACATGCGCATGCTCGTCTCCGACATGGCCGGCCGCGCCTCGGTGGAGCTCAAGGGCCGCGAGCTCGGCTACGAACTGACCCCGGACAACACCAAGACCCTGGTGGCACGGGTCAAGGACCTGGAGTCGCGGGGCTTCACCTTCGAGGCCGCGGACGCCTCGTTCGAGCTGCTGCTGCGCGACACCGTACACGGGGAGCGCAGGCGCCACTTCGAGGTCGAGTCGTGGCGCGTCATCGTGGAGCGCACGAAGGGCGGTGAGCTGGTCAGCGAGGCCACCGTCAAGCTCCACGCCAAGGGCGAGCGCATCGTCGCGACGGGCGAGGGCAACGGCCCCGTCAACGCCCTCGACAAGGCGGTACGCCTGGCGCTCGAGAAGCTCTACCCCGAGCTGGCGAAGCTCGAACTGGTGGACTACAAGGTCCGCATCCTGGAGGGCACCCACGGCACGGGCGCCATCACCCGGGTCCTCATCACGTCCAGCGACGACACAGCCGAGTGGGCGACGGTAGGGGTGGCGGAGAACATCATCGAGGCGTCGTGGCAGGCACTCGAGCAAGCGGTGACGTACGGCCTCCTCCGCGCCGGCCACAAACCCGCCTAG
- the tnpA gene encoding IS200/IS605 family transposase — MSPRWEPHPDIRRGRTVVYSLHAHLVFTPKYRRGVFTDELLRRCEEIMIEVCDSFGAELVEFNGEHDHVHLLVHYPPKVALSTLVNSLKGVSARLLRKEYSAHVRRYLWGGHFWSPSYFAASCGGAPLSIIKEYIENQKRPG; from the coding sequence ATGTCACCGCGATGGGAACCCCATCCCGATATCCGGCGTGGGCGCACCGTCGTCTATAGCCTGCATGCCCATTTGGTCTTCACACCCAAATATCGGCGTGGAGTGTTCACCGACGAACTTCTGCGCCGCTGTGAAGAAATCATGATCGAGGTATGCGACAGCTTCGGCGCCGAACTGGTCGAGTTCAACGGCGAGCATGACCATGTCCACTTGCTGGTTCACTACCCGCCCAAGGTCGCGCTCTCCACCTTGGTCAACTCTCTCAAAGGCGTCTCGGCCCGGCTGCTGCGCAAGGAGTACAGCGCTCATGTCCGCCGCTATCTGTGGGGCGGCCACTTCTGGTCGCCCAGCTACTTCGCCGCCTCCTGCGGAGGCGCACCCCTGTCGATCATCAAGGAGTACATCGAGAATCAGAAGCGACCAGGCTGA
- a CDS encoding transposase — MKLVVQVRLLPTPEQAAALEATLRAVNAAACQVSTLAYDHRVFRNYDLRKHAYTSIKDHYGLAAQAAQHVIKKVADAYAVLHANLRAGNLGKPGSARRLKAESKPIVFRSEAAQPFDDRCLSWQIDARTVSIWTVAGRLKDLTFTASAEQLKTLSAYRKGESDLVCRDGMWFLIATCDLPDRPVSLPDGFLGVDLGIANIATTSTGTRHCGKALNAVRHRRRELRRRLQAKGTKSAKRLLKKRRRAEARFAANTNHVIAKQIVTEAERTGQGIALEDLQGIRDRVRLRKPQRVTLHAWSFHQLGSFISYKAARAGVAIIHVDPSYTSQQCSACGHVDKNNRPDQETFSCTSCGFAEHADVNAARNIASRGVAGWAVSHAA; from the coding sequence ATGAAGCTGGTGGTGCAGGTGCGACTCCTGCCGACGCCCGAGCAGGCGGCGGCGCTGGAGGCGACCCTGCGCGCGGTCAACGCAGCAGCCTGCCAGGTCTCCACGCTGGCCTACGATCATCGGGTCTTCCGCAACTACGACCTGCGCAAGCACGCCTACACGAGCATCAAAGACCACTACGGGCTGGCCGCCCAGGCCGCTCAGCACGTCATCAAAAAGGTCGCCGACGCCTACGCCGTCCTGCACGCCAACCTGCGGGCCGGGAACCTGGGCAAGCCGGGCTCAGCGCGACGCCTCAAAGCCGAATCCAAGCCGATCGTCTTCCGTTCCGAGGCCGCTCAGCCCTTCGATGACCGATGTTTGTCCTGGCAGATCGACGCGCGGACGGTGTCGATCTGGACGGTTGCCGGGAGGCTGAAAGACCTGACGTTCACTGCCTCCGCCGAGCAGCTCAAAACCCTGTCGGCCTACCGGAAGGGCGAGTCCGACCTGGTCTGCCGGGACGGCATGTGGTTCCTGATCGCGACCTGCGACCTTCCCGACCGGCCGGTGAGTCTGCCAGACGGCTTCCTGGGCGTGGACCTGGGCATCGCCAACATCGCCACCACCAGCACCGGCACCCGGCATTGCGGCAAGGCACTGAACGCAGTCCGCCACCGGCGGCGCGAGCTGCGACGCCGGTTGCAGGCCAAAGGCACCAAATCGGCCAAGCGGCTGCTGAAAAAGCGGCGCCGGGCCGAGGCGCGCTTCGCCGCCAACACCAATCATGTCATCGCCAAGCAGATCGTGACCGAGGCAGAACGCACCGGACAAGGGATCGCCCTGGAAGACCTCCAAGGCATCCGCGACCGGGTACGGCTTCGCAAGCCCCAGCGGGTCACGCTGCATGCGTGGAGCTTCCACCAACTCGGGAGCTTCATCTCCTACAAGGCGGCCCGGGCCGGGGTCGCCATCATCCACGTCGACCCGTCCTACACCAGCCAGCAGTGCTCGGCCTGCGGGCACGTGGACAAGAACAACCGGCCCGACCAAGAAACCTTCTCATGTACGTCGTGCGGCTTCGCTGAGCACGCCGACGTCAACGCAGCCCGCAACATCGCCTCACGCGGTGTGGCGGGCTGGGCAGTGAGTCACGCTGCCTGA
- a CDS encoding MFS transporter encodes MRTTEASPALVAGAGATTALLVVLFGSFMDLLDATIVTVAAPAIAQDLGAGDAQIQWTIAAYTLALGAGLITGGRLGDQYGRKRLFIIGLAGFMVTSALCALAVDPGMLIGMRAGQGLTAGIMVPQVFGIIRASFGPGERAKAFGAYGAVQGLASVAGPLLGGLLVDANLFGLGWRTIFWINVPVSILALVSGAKVLPESRSASTARLDLPGALLAATGILLLLLPIIQTETWGWTWAGYALLAAGIIVLAIFLAYERRLTGRGNEPVFDPALLRVRAFAVGLSASVLFFGGIGSYFLTLSIYLQNGTGRTAWETGLVILPYALGSIITSGLGVALAAKAGRTLLITGSLTIAASQLVLWFIVKDGNDPGYWLLAPALFIGGLGLGLAAPILVNVVLAGVPGRNAGAAGGVLSTVNQIGGAVGITVLGTIFFTAVTGSDTGAPVLPDYSHALSIVLIVSAALYLITALVMLALPKAAVEHAE; translated from the coding sequence ATGCGCACAACTGAGGCTTCCCCGGCACTCGTCGCCGGAGCCGGCGCGACCACGGCGCTGTTGGTGGTGCTCTTCGGTTCCTTCATGGACCTTCTCGACGCGACGATCGTCACCGTCGCGGCCCCGGCGATAGCCCAAGACCTGGGTGCCGGCGACGCTCAGATCCAGTGGACGATCGCCGCCTACACCCTCGCCCTGGGGGCGGGCCTGATCACCGGCGGACGGCTCGGTGATCAGTACGGCCGCAAACGGCTGTTCATCATCGGGCTGGCCGGGTTCATGGTCACCTCGGCACTGTGCGCGCTGGCCGTCGATCCGGGGATGCTCATCGGCATGCGGGCCGGACAGGGACTGACCGCCGGCATCATGGTCCCGCAGGTGTTCGGGATCATCCGGGCATCATTCGGTCCGGGCGAGCGTGCCAAGGCCTTCGGCGCCTACGGAGCGGTCCAGGGCCTCGCCTCGGTCGCCGGCCCGCTGCTGGGCGGGCTGCTCGTCGACGCCAACCTGTTCGGCCTGGGCTGGCGCACGATCTTCTGGATCAACGTGCCCGTCTCGATCCTGGCGCTCGTCAGCGGCGCGAAGGTCCTGCCGGAGTCCCGCTCCGCCTCGACCGCGCGACTGGACCTCCCAGGCGCGCTCCTCGCGGCCACGGGCATCCTTCTCCTCCTGCTGCCGATCATCCAGACGGAGACATGGGGATGGACCTGGGCCGGCTACGCCCTCCTCGCAGCCGGAATCATCGTGCTCGCGATCTTCCTCGCCTACGAGCGCCGCCTCACCGGACGCGGAAACGAACCTGTCTTCGACCCGGCTCTGCTGAGAGTCCGCGCCTTCGCAGTCGGCCTGAGCGCTTCGGTGCTCTTCTTCGGCGGCATCGGGTCGTACTTCCTCACCCTCTCGATCTACCTCCAGAACGGAACCGGCCGAACCGCGTGGGAGACCGGCCTGGTGATCCTCCCGTACGCGCTCGGCTCGATCATCACCTCCGGCCTCGGCGTCGCTCTCGCCGCCAAGGCGGGCAGAACGCTCCTGATCACCGGCTCGCTCACCATCGCGGCATCTCAGCTCGTCCTGTGGTTCATCGTCAAGGACGGCAACGATCCCGGATACTGGCTCCTCGCCCCCGCACTCTTCATCGGTGGCCTCGGGCTCGGTCTCGCCGCACCCATTCTCGTCAACGTCGTCCTGGCAGGCGTCCCCGGACGCAACGCAGGCGCCGCAGGCGGGGTGCTCTCCACCGTCAACCAGATCGGCGGCGCCGTCGGCATCACCGTGCTCGGCACGATCTTCTTCACCGCCGTCACCGGTTCAGACACCGGAGCACCGGTGCTGCCCGACTACAGCCACGCGCTCAGCATCGTCCTGATCGTCTCCGCCGCGCTCTACCTGATCACGGCACTCGTGATGCTCGCACTCCCGAAAGCCGCAGTCGAGCACGCCGAGTAG